TCCTGGCTGTAAGGCACTCCCAAAGCAGCCCCCGCCCCTTGGTTGTAAGGCAGGAAGTTAAACAGCGGAGACAGGAAGTCCAGGGATGTCGTCGTCTCTCCAGTCGCTGTGGCAGCAGCACTCAGCTTGGGCGTATCCTCGGCCTGTAGCTCTAGGAGATAACTTTCAAGCTCCGCCCTCAAGGGCGGCGGTGGCGAGTAAGATCCGTGACCTAGCGGATATCTCAAAGCAAGCGGCCCAGACGTTGGCGAGGAACGTGGCTCCATCAAATCCACAGGCTCGGCCTTAACCCTTAGCAGCTCGTGAGCATGGCTCTTCTTGACATGGCGGGTCAAATGGTCTTTGCGGCCAAACCGTTGGGCGCAGTACTGGCACAGGAAGTCCTTGCGTCCCGTATGCACCACCAAGTGCCGTCGCACGTCCTTACGGGTGTAAAAACGCCTCTCGCAGTGCTCACATTGATGGCGCTTCTCCTTAGTTGCCGTAACGCTTTTTCCGGCATGGCCGCGCAGGTGCTCCAGCAGTAGAGGGGTGCTTGGGTATGGCTGCAGACACACCTGACAGGTGAGGTCTCCGCGGTGTGCGGCGTGCAGGGCTTGATGCCGTCGAAAGCCCAGCTTGGTATTGTAGCTCTTGCCGCATTCCGTGCAGCTGAAAGCCTCCTTGTTGGGGTCATGCGTGTGGAGGTGGTTCTTCAGGTGATCTTTGCGGTGGAACATCTTCTCGCAGTAGCTGCACTTGTGTGACTTTTCTGGCGAGTGTGTGGCCATGTGCCTACGGAGACAAATATGCATTAGTGTTAGATGACAAGGGATGTTAATGACTAATTGATACTCAATTAATTGCTGTTAAAAAGTTGATCGATTAAGCTTATTGATCGTCAattaatttcaggacaaatgCATTTAGTAATCATGCTAGCAGATGTTGAAAAGACTGTCTATACAGTCATCCACCGCTAGAGGGTGCTTGCGAGCTGGATGCCACATCACAGAAGAAGAACCACAATCAGTGTTGGAgcatttctctataaattaacattgttttctgcatacagatagtgtgttaaagtacaacTTGACAACAAGCATTGTTGATCTGGTGGCCTCAGTGTTTCATCCCAACCTACAATTACATCAGTGATCCCCGGGAAAGCACGAAGGCACATTCAGCTGATATATCACCAGCACCATAGAAACGGTATGTTATGTAGGCTACTGTCATATGATTTGACTTGATGGTATCATGTGTCATGAATATCAAAACTCTTCTCAGgtttactccatttgacctgaacaaaatgtgcctttttgtaaaaaataaataaattaacactgCTGTGGACATCACTATCCTCTTGCAATAGGACCAGCTGGATGGCAAAAACAGTGCTAGTAGTATCTCAAAATTAattggaataataaaaaaactattgactaaataaaagttttcagtgaggaaaAGAAGGGTTCAATTCTGGCTTTACTGGCAGAGGGATACAGTGAGTGTCAGGTTGCTTCCATCCTTAAAATGTCAAAGATGGCGGTTCATAAGAACAAGGTCAAGCAGCAGAAATTGGGGACAACAAAGCTACAGACCGGCTGAGTGCAAAAACGACTCTCCACTGACCGGGATGACCGCCAACTAATTCGCATGTCACTCAACAACCATAGGATGACATCAAATGACCTACAAACAGAATGGCAAACGGCAGCTGGGGTGAAGTGTACGGCGAGGACGGTTCAAAGCTAGAAAAAAGCCCTTCATCAATGAGAAGCAACGATGAGCCTGGCTGAGGTTTGCAAA
The sequence above is a segment of the Xyrauchen texanus isolate HMW12.3.18 chromosome 2, RBS_HiC_50CHRs, whole genome shotgun sequence genome. Coding sequences within it:
- the LOC127661711 gene encoding zinc finger protein PLAG1-like yields the protein MATVAPNECPTAAERCRMRKRRVEGKARKNFSCQLCEKPFNSLEKLKVHSYSHTGERPYRCTHTDCTKAFASKYKLLRHMATHSPEKSHKCSYCEKMFHRKDHLKNHLHTHDPNKEAFSCTECGKSYNTKLGFRRHQALHAAHRGDLTCQVCLQPYPSTPLLLEHLRGHAGKSVTATKEKRHQCEHCERRFYTRKDVRRHLVVHTGRKDFLCQYCAQRFGRKDHLTRHVKKSHAHELLRVKAEPVDLMEPRSSPTSGPLALRYPLGHGSYSPPPPLRAELESYLLELQAEDTPKLSAAATATGETTTSLDFLSPLFNFLPYNQGAGAALGVPYSQEEGLPLLTPMQDMPESLNLLHTTTHSHTLSQTNAHTPTYTHTPTLNTTTTLPRFHQAFQ